One Anaeromusa acidaminophila DSM 3853 DNA segment encodes these proteins:
- the argC gene encoding N-acetyl-gamma-glutamyl-phosphate reductase: protein MKVSIIGATGYTGAELLRLLGGHPEADIRYITSESSAGKSIAEVYPHLQAVQEAKLVSMEALDEVAADSDALFIALPHGHAMAVGKRLEATNVKIIDLGADYRFKDTAIYEAWYKVPHTHKDAKAVYGLTEWYREDIRGAKIVGNAGCYTTASIMALAPLVKKGLVELDSLVVDAKSGVSGAGRSLSLNSHFGEMYENLKAYNVGGHRHTPEIEQALGGLAKTPIVLSFTPHLIPMSRGILSTCYGRLKAGVDAAAVDAAYEEAYGQEYFVRLLGRGGYPATKAVRGSNFCDLGWHVDMRTRRVVALSAIDNLVKGAAGQAVQNMNVLFNLPEKTGLELSPMYP from the coding sequence ATGAAAGTAAGCATTATTGGCGCTACCGGGTATACAGGAGCGGAATTATTACGCCTTTTGGGCGGACACCCGGAAGCGGATATTCGTTATATTACTTCGGAGAGCAGCGCCGGCAAGTCCATTGCGGAGGTATATCCGCACTTGCAAGCGGTGCAGGAGGCCAAGCTGGTTAGCATGGAAGCCTTGGATGAGGTGGCGGCTGACAGTGATGCGCTTTTCATCGCATTGCCTCACGGTCATGCCATGGCGGTAGGTAAGCGCTTGGAAGCGACAAACGTAAAAATTATCGATTTAGGCGCTGACTATCGTTTTAAAGATACGGCAATTTACGAAGCTTGGTATAAAGTGCCGCATACTCATAAGGACGCTAAGGCGGTGTACGGTTTGACCGAATGGTACCGTGAAGATATTCGCGGCGCGAAAATTGTCGGTAATGCCGGATGCTATACTACAGCCAGCATTATGGCGTTGGCGCCGCTGGTGAAAAAAGGCTTGGTGGAATTGGACTCCCTGGTGGTGGACGCTAAATCCGGCGTATCCGGCGCGGGACGTTCGTTAAGCCTAAATAGCCACTTTGGCGAAATGTATGAGAATCTCAAAGCCTACAATGTGGGCGGGCATCGGCATACCCCGGAAATTGAGCAAGCGTTGGGCGGTTTGGCTAAGACTCCGATTGTGTTGAGCTTTACGCCGCATTTAATTCCCATGTCGCGGGGCATTCTCAGCACCTGCTACGGCCGGTTGAAAGCTGGCGTGGATGCGGCAGCTGTGGATGCCGCCTATGAGGAAGCATATGGACAGGAATACTTTGTGCGCTTGTTGGGGCGCGGCGGCTATCCGGCCACCAAAGCTGTGCGGGGCAGCAACTTCTGCGATTTAGGCTGGCATGTGGATATGAGGACTCGACGCGTTGTAGCTCTTTCTGCCATCGATAATTTGGTGAAGGGCGCTGCCGGTCAAGCGGTACAAAATATGAACGTATTGTTCAATCTGCCGGAAAAAACCGGTTTGGAATTATCCCCCATGTATCCGTAA
- the argJ gene encoding bifunctional glutamate N-acetyltransferase/amino-acid acetyltransferase ArgJ codes for MLKEIPGSITAPKGFKAAGVKAGIKKSGKEDVALIVSDVPATAAATFTLNTMAAAPVAVSKEVAAKGQAKAIVVNAGCANACTGEQGMADAREMAAEAAKALNVDASEIFVASTGVIGVELPMDKVKQGIAKAAAELSVDGEKNAGKAIMTTDTFSKAIAVELQLGGKTVRIGGVAKGSGMIHPNMATMLAFITTDAAISQPVLQQALAYCIQVSFNMISVDGDTSTNDMVTVLANGLAGNAVVDRVDTEDYMTFLTALHAVCVFLAKAIARDGEGATKFLEVQVKGAISFYEAKKAAMTIAKSPLVKTAFFGQDPNWGRIVSAVGYSETNIVPEKLAVWLGAEQVVKGGMQASADEEALQKVMQQHDIVVTVDLGVGSAEATVWTCDFSYEYVKINGEYHT; via the coding sequence ATGTTGAAAGAAATACCAGGCAGTATTACAGCTCCCAAAGGATTTAAGGCAGCTGGCGTAAAAGCCGGCATTAAGAAAAGCGGTAAAGAGGATGTAGCGCTGATTGTCAGCGACGTGCCGGCTACAGCAGCGGCGACATTTACTCTGAATACTATGGCGGCGGCGCCTGTGGCTGTATCGAAAGAAGTGGCGGCCAAAGGCCAGGCGAAAGCCATCGTGGTTAACGCCGGCTGCGCCAATGCCTGCACAGGCGAACAGGGCATGGCTGACGCTAGAGAAATGGCGGCGGAAGCGGCTAAAGCTCTGAATGTAGACGCCAGCGAAATATTTGTGGCTTCTACGGGCGTGATTGGCGTGGAGCTTCCCATGGATAAAGTGAAGCAAGGCATTGCGAAAGCGGCGGCGGAGCTTTCCGTGGATGGCGAGAAGAACGCCGGCAAGGCCATTATGACGACCGATACTTTTTCTAAAGCCATTGCGGTAGAACTGCAATTAGGCGGTAAAACCGTGCGCATCGGTGGCGTAGCTAAGGGATCGGGCATGATTCATCCCAATATGGCGACCATGCTGGCGTTTATTACCACTGACGCAGCTATTTCGCAGCCTGTTTTGCAGCAGGCTCTTGCATACTGCATCCAGGTTTCCTTTAATATGATCAGCGTTGACGGCGATACCAGCACCAATGATATGGTGACGGTATTGGCCAACGGTTTGGCGGGCAATGCGGTTGTAGACCGGGTGGATACGGAAGATTACATGACCTTCCTGACAGCGCTGCATGCAGTATGCGTTTTCTTGGCCAAAGCCATTGCCAGAGACGGTGAAGGTGCGACGAAGTTCCTGGAAGTTCAGGTGAAAGGCGCCATTAGCTTCTACGAAGCTAAAAAAGCGGCGATGACCATTGCAAAATCCCCCTTGGTGAAAACGGCTTTCTTTGGTCAGGATCCCAACTGGGGGCGTATTGTTTCGGCAGTAGGCTATTCTGAAACCAATATTGTTCCGGAGAAACTGGCGGTTTGGCTGGGAGCTGAGCAAGTAGTAAAAGGCGGCATGCAAGCCAGTGCCGATGAAGAGGCGCTGCAGAAAGTCATGCAGCAGCACGATATCGTCGTAACGGTCGATCTGGGCGTGGGATCTGCGGAAGCCACGGTTTGGACCTGCGACTTTTCCTATGAATATGTTAAGATCAACGGCGAGTATCATACCTGA
- a CDS encoding transglycosylase domain-containing protein produces MRRLRWGRVLLICFCLAFLGAFLSFDGLSPLKQQGQSLLHEGTKQLPSLDSSALPKNAWQRLHRLLFLRDAVAEQLKGRPLTPLRDIALPMQQALIAVEDHRFYQHAGVDMESILRASLVNLQFGAITEGGSTITQQLAKNLFLSHEQTMGRKAEEFALALLLEARFSKDEILELYLNTIYFGSGAYGIQEASSVYFNKSPSSLSLAEASLLAGLPQAPSRLSPYNDFDAAKKRQSIVLGAMSRYGYITPGTATETQNTALRLRQ; encoded by the coding sequence TTGCGCCGCTTACGTTGGGGTCGCGTTTTGCTTATATGTTTTTGCCTTGCTTTTCTGGGCGCGTTTCTTTCCTTTGACGGTTTATCTCCATTAAAGCAACAAGGACAATCGCTTTTGCACGAAGGAACCAAGCAGTTGCCTAGTCTTGATTCATCCGCCCTGCCTAAAAACGCTTGGCAGCGCCTGCATCGGCTTCTCTTTTTGCGTGATGCCGTAGCTGAGCAATTAAAAGGAAGACCGCTCACGCCGTTGCGTGACATTGCTCTGCCCATGCAGCAAGCCTTGATCGCGGTAGAAGATCATCGTTTTTATCAACATGCTGGTGTAGATATGGAAAGCATCCTGCGCGCCTCTTTAGTCAATTTGCAATTTGGCGCGATTACGGAAGGAGGCAGCACGATCACGCAGCAGCTGGCAAAAAATCTTTTTTTAAGCCATGAACAAACCATGGGGCGCAAGGCGGAAGAGTTCGCCTTAGCCTTGCTTCTAGAAGCTCGCTTCAGCAAAGACGAAATTCTCGAACTGTACTTAAACACTATCTACTTCGGATCTGGAGCCTATGGTATTCAAGAAGCGTCCTCGGTTTATTTCAATAAGTCCCCTTCTTCATTGAGTTTGGCGGAAGCCTCTCTTCTTGCCGGTCTGCCTCAAGCGCCGTCGCGCCTTTCTCCTTACAATGATTTTGACGCCGCCAAAAAACGGCAGTCCATTGTCTTGGGAGCCATGAGCCGCTATGGATATATTACGCCTGGAACCGCCACGGAAACGCAAAATACAGCCCTGCGGCTGCGACAGTAA
- the argB gene encoding acetylglutamate kinase: MMEAAEKAGVLIEALPYIQRFVGKTIVVKYGGNAMVNEELKHSVIQDIVLMKCLGMKPVVVHGGGPEITAMLKKVGKQSEFVSGLRVTDEETVEVAEMVLVGKLNSQIVSLFNQHGAKAVGLTGKDADLIVAEKHLAKVHEGGEIKEVDIGFVGDVASVNTQLIHDLLDKGYIPVIAPIGVGRNYESYNINADSVAGEVAGALAAEKLLLLTDVEGIYRDFNDKSSFISTLTFEEAQALIVDKVIDGGMIPKVEACVRALKGGAKKAHIIDGRQQHSLLLEVFTSGGIGSEVVR; this comes from the coding sequence ATGATGGAAGCAGCAGAAAAAGCCGGCGTATTAATTGAAGCGCTGCCTTATATTCAGCGTTTTGTGGGCAAGACCATTGTTGTTAAATACGGTGGCAATGCCATGGTGAATGAAGAACTTAAGCACAGCGTGATTCAGGATATTGTACTGATGAAATGTTTGGGCATGAAGCCGGTTGTAGTACACGGCGGCGGTCCGGAGATTACGGCGATGCTGAAGAAAGTGGGCAAGCAGTCGGAATTCGTCAGCGGCCTGCGCGTTACTGATGAAGAGACCGTGGAAGTAGCGGAGATGGTGCTAGTAGGCAAGCTTAATTCCCAGATCGTGAGCCTCTTCAATCAGCATGGCGCGAAAGCCGTTGGTTTGACCGGCAAGGACGCGGATTTGATTGTAGCGGAAAAGCATTTGGCTAAAGTCCATGAAGGCGGCGAAATTAAAGAAGTGGATATCGGCTTTGTAGGCGACGTAGCTAGTGTTAATACGCAGTTGATCCATGATCTGCTTGATAAAGGATATATTCCGGTTATTGCGCCAATCGGCGTCGGTCGAAATTACGAAAGCTACAATATCAACGCTGACTCGGTGGCTGGTGAAGTGGCCGGGGCGTTGGCGGCGGAAAAACTGCTGCTTCTGACCGATGTGGAAGGTATTTATCGTGATTTCAACGATAAAAGCAGCTTTATTTCTACACTGACCTTTGAAGAAGCGCAGGCGTTGATTGTTGATAAAGTCATTGACGGCGGTATGATTCCTAAGGTGGAAGCTTGCGTGCGCGCCTTGAAGGGCGGCGCTAAAAAAGCGCATATCATTGACGGTCGCCAGCAGCATTCGCTGCTCCTGGAAGTCTTTACTTCCGGCGGTATTGGCAGCGAAGTGGTGCGCTAA
- a CDS encoding MurR/RpiR family transcriptional regulator: MTEERSGDELQAQSDKPENEVLRRIAEKYHHLGKRTKLVADYVLKNPRSIVSLSITELADCCKVSQFTVTNLCKQISLSGYQEMKLIIAKDFIRPLEHIHEGISEQDDISDVAAKLAESHVLSINATREVLDMYQLSMAIDALEKAKRVDFYGVGNTSCVALNAYHKFFRLGFYTQCIEDAHAQVMSASLMSPGDVAVGISSSGSSKVILDALKEAKDAGATTICITGKHNTPLTKVADIKIITSTPESFYRSESIENLLAQIYIVDVLYVSLAMRRQDEFLKTLDKTRKALLVKRV; this comes from the coding sequence ATGACTGAGGAGCGAAGTGGAGATGAGCTGCAAGCGCAGAGCGATAAGCCTGAGAATGAGGTGCTGCGCCGGATTGCAGAAAAATATCATCATTTGGGAAAACGGACCAAGTTGGTAGCTGATTACGTCCTGAAAAATCCGCGCAGTATTGTTTCGCTGAGTATTACGGAATTGGCGGATTGTTGCAAAGTTAGCCAGTTTACGGTAACCAATCTTTGCAAGCAAATCAGCCTTAGCGGTTATCAGGAAATGAAGCTGATTATTGCCAAGGATTTTATTCGGCCCCTGGAACATATTCATGAAGGCATCAGCGAGCAGGACGATATTTCCGATGTAGCGGCAAAGTTGGCGGAATCCCATGTGCTTTCCATCAATGCAACGCGGGAAGTGCTGGATATGTATCAGCTGAGTATGGCGATTGACGCATTGGAAAAAGCCAAACGCGTTGATTTCTACGGAGTGGGCAATACTAGCTGTGTGGCCTTGAATGCCTATCATAAGTTTTTCCGTTTGGGTTTTTACACTCAATGTATTGAGGACGCTCACGCACAGGTTATGTCAGCGTCTCTTATGTCGCCAGGCGATGTGGCGGTAGGTATCAGCAGCTCCGGCAGCAGTAAAGTAATTTTAGACGCGCTGAAGGAAGCTAAGGATGCAGGGGCTACTACGATTTGCATTACTGGAAAGCATAATACGCCCCTTACCAAGGTGGCAGATATCAAAATTATTACTTCTACGCCGGAAAGCTTCTATCGCAGTGAATCGATTGAGAATCTGCTGGCGCAAATTTACATTGTGGACGTGCTGTATGTATCATTGGCCATGCGCAGGCAGGATGAGTTCTTAAAAACTCTGGACAAGACGCGTAAGGCTCTTTTGGTGAAACGGGTATAA
- the rpsI gene encoding 30S ribosomal protein S9: protein MAAVSYYGTGRRKTSVARVRLIPGEGNIVVNERKLDEYFGRKTMELIVKQPLDVTETLGKYDVVASVKGGGTTGQAGAIRHGIARALLKVDGELRLSLKKAGLLTRDPREKERRKYGLKKARKASQFSKR, encoded by the coding sequence ATGGCAGCAGTTAGTTATTACGGCACTGGCCGTAGAAAAACCTCCGTCGCGCGGGTGCGTCTCATCCCCGGTGAAGGTAATATCGTAGTAAATGAGCGTAAGCTTGACGAATACTTTGGCCGTAAAACGATGGAGCTCATCGTGAAACAGCCTTTGGACGTTACGGAAACTCTCGGTAAGTATGATGTTGTCGCTAGCGTAAAAGGCGGCGGCACCACTGGCCAAGCCGGCGCTATCCGGCATGGCATCGCGCGCGCTTTGCTCAAGGTTGACGGCGAACTTCGCCTGTCCTTGAAAAAAGCCGGTCTCTTGACCCGCGACCCTCGCGAAAAAGAGCGCCGCAAATACGGCCTCAAAAAAGCCCGCAAAGCTTCGCAGTTCTCCAAGCGTTAA
- the amrS gene encoding AmmeMemoRadiSam system radical SAM enzyme — translation MSAAVQKEALWQEPATDGRVRCLLCPHHCLLAEGADGRCRARGVRGGRLRSLIYGLVSAAALDPIEKKPFYHFHPGGAIFSVGSWGCNMACPFCQNWEISQLAPGSRARQLTPEELLQAAAGFGGENCGLAFTYMEPLVWFEYVLEAAKLAKERGMVVAMVSNGMIEEAPLRQLLPLVDAWNIDLKAWDADAYRHLGGNLEAVKRTIEIVSTQAHVEVTTLLAPRAGVSLLQVPEVVSWLQGLSRPIPWHLTRYHPAWRCREAGPSVAEIEEIWAAAAALHPYVYIGNMQHSSSERTCCRGCGAPLLDRQRRLHWLTPEKSCRNCGLPSDIFGEIHFASAEST, via the coding sequence ATGAGCGCGGCGGTGCAGAAAGAAGCGTTGTGGCAGGAGCCGGCGACAGATGGACGCGTGCGCTGCCTGCTGTGTCCGCATCATTGTTTGCTGGCGGAAGGAGCGGATGGACGCTGTCGCGCCCGGGGCGTACGGGGAGGGCGTTTGCGCAGCTTGATTTACGGACTTGTTAGCGCGGCGGCTTTGGATCCGATAGAGAAAAAGCCTTTTTACCATTTCCATCCTGGCGGGGCTATTTTTTCCGTAGGGTCCTGGGGCTGTAATATGGCTTGCCCTTTCTGCCAAAATTGGGAGATTTCCCAGTTGGCGCCGGGAAGCCGCGCTCGGCAATTGACGCCGGAAGAGTTGCTGCAGGCGGCGGCAGGTTTTGGCGGAGAAAATTGCGGGTTGGCGTTTACCTATATGGAGCCGCTGGTTTGGTTTGAATATGTGCTGGAAGCAGCGAAATTGGCAAAAGAACGCGGTATGGTTGTGGCGATGGTGAGCAACGGCATGATTGAAGAAGCGCCGCTGCGACAATTGCTGCCCCTGGTAGATGCCTGGAACATTGACCTCAAGGCGTGGGATGCAGACGCTTATCGGCATTTGGGCGGTAATTTGGAAGCTGTAAAGCGGACGATTGAAATAGTATCTACGCAGGCGCATGTAGAAGTTACAACGCTTTTGGCGCCGAGGGCCGGAGTGTCGTTGCTGCAGGTGCCGGAAGTCGTTTCGTGGCTGCAGGGATTGTCGCGCCCCATTCCCTGGCATTTGACCCGCTATCATCCGGCCTGGCGTTGTCGTGAGGCAGGGCCGTCTGTTGCGGAAATTGAAGAAATTTGGGCGGCTGCAGCAGCGTTGCATCCGTATGTGTATATTGGTAATATGCAGCATAGCTCTAGTGAACGTACTTGCTGCCGCGGTTGCGGAGCGCCGCTTTTGGACCGCCAACGGCGTCTGCATTGGCTTACACCGGAAAAAAGCTGCAGAAATTGCGGCCTTCCAAGTGATATTTTTGGTGAAATTCATTTTGCATCGGCAGAAAGCACTTGA
- the amrA gene encoding AmmeMemoRadiSam system protein A: protein MTMFRGGALLPHPPILLPAIGQGRETEAAATLRAYEEAAREIASWEPEVLVLMSPHAPSKARSVAVNGSERLQGTFRAFGFPREEQYWNGAPELAERLVAAWGRGGISCQEQELELDHGALVPLYFLAQAGYKAKVVTVSFGALAQRQYYEMGQMLRRLILAGTQRVAVIASGDLSHRVTRNAPAGYHPAGEQFDKQVVAALREGDAEPLLHLPWELQEEAGECGLRSILFLLGACGHKPFVRQLSYEAPFGVGYAVALVQENSQLMLPVDLAWRSIRHYVQQRTLWQGPGELPEEWMRPGAAFVSLKKDGMLRGCIGTFAPTQTTLAAEIIRNAVLAATEDPRFDPLREDELPTLQVSVDVLSEPEKVENEAQLDPKEYGVIVQQGHRRGLLLPDLEGVDTVEEQLHIAKRKAGIADTAAVDLFRFRVRRYGV from the coding sequence ATGACTATGTTCCGTGGCGGCGCTTTATTGCCGCATCCGCCGATTCTTTTGCCTGCTATTGGGCAGGGGCGAGAAACGGAGGCCGCTGCTACGCTGCGCGCGTACGAAGAGGCGGCTAGGGAGATTGCTTCTTGGGAGCCGGAGGTGCTGGTTCTCATGTCGCCCCATGCGCCGAGCAAGGCAAGGTCGGTTGCGGTGAATGGCAGCGAGCGCTTACAGGGAACCTTCAGGGCTTTTGGTTTTCCCAGGGAAGAGCAATACTGGAATGGGGCTCCTGAGCTGGCTGAACGCTTGGTTGCCGCTTGGGGCCGAGGCGGAATTTCCTGCCAAGAACAGGAGCTGGAATTGGATCATGGCGCCTTGGTGCCGCTGTATTTTCTAGCGCAGGCAGGTTATAAAGCAAAGGTTGTGACTGTGAGTTTCGGCGCTTTGGCACAGCGTCAATACTATGAAATGGGTCAAATGCTGCGGAGGCTTATTTTGGCAGGAACGCAGCGAGTGGCTGTTATTGCTTCCGGAGACTTATCGCACCGCGTAACCAGAAACGCCCCGGCCGGGTATCATCCGGCGGGAGAGCAGTTTGATAAGCAGGTGGTAGCAGCGTTAAGGGAAGGGGATGCGGAACCTCTGTTGCATTTGCCATGGGAGCTGCAAGAAGAAGCCGGCGAGTGCGGATTACGCTCCATTCTTTTTTTGCTGGGAGCCTGCGGGCACAAGCCTTTTGTACGCCAGCTTTCGTATGAAGCGCCCTTTGGCGTTGGTTATGCCGTGGCCTTGGTGCAGGAGAATTCACAGTTGATGCTGCCCGTGGACTTGGCTTGGCGCAGCATTCGTCACTATGTACAGCAGCGCACGTTGTGGCAGGGACCGGGCGAACTGCCCGAAGAATGGATGCGCCCAGGTGCCGCTTTTGTTTCCCTTAAGAAAGATGGGATGCTGCGCGGTTGTATTGGCACCTTTGCACCAACACAGACGACATTGGCGGCGGAGATTATACGCAATGCCGTACTGGCGGCTACGGAAGATCCGCGTTTTGATCCGTTGCGGGAAGACGAGCTGCCAACCCTGCAAGTATCGGTGGATGTCCTTTCGGAACCCGAAAAGGTGGAGAATGAGGCTCAGCTTGACCCGAAAGAGTATGGCGTGATTGTGCAGCAAGGGCATCGTCGAGGGCTGCTGCTGCCTGACTTGGAAGGAGTGGATACCGTGGAGGAACAACTGCATATTGCCAAGCGCAAGGCTGGTATTGCGGATACGGCGGCAGTGGATCTTTTTCGCTTTCGCGTACGTAGGTACGGCGTATGA